The Bemisia tabaci unplaced genomic scaffold, PGI_BMITA_v3 genome has a segment encoding these proteins:
- the LOC109041962 gene encoding thioredoxin-like protein 4A, producing MSYMLPHLHNGWQVDQAILSEEDRVVVIRFGHDWDPTCMKMDEVLYSIAEKVKNFATIYLVDITKVPDFNKMYELYDPCTVMFFFRNKHIMIDLGTGNNNKINWALEDKQEMVDIVETVYRGARKGRGLVVSPKDYSTKYRY from the exons ATGTCTTACATGTTACCTCATCTCCACAATGGTTGGCAAGTAGATCAAGCGATTTTATCCGAGGAAGATCGAGTTGTG GTAATCCGGTTTGGACACGATTGGGACCCGACATGTATGAAAATGGATGAAGTATTGTACAGTATTGCagagaaagtgaaaaattttgctACAATTTACTTAGTAGACATCACCAAAGTTCctgattttaataaaat GTATGAATTGTACGATCCATGCACGGTGATGTTCTTTTTCCgaaacaaacacatcatgattGATTTAGGAACTGGTAACAATAACAAAATCAACTGGGCACTAGAGGATAAGCAAGAAATGGTTGATATTGTAGAAACAGTCTACAGGGGTGCCCGTAAAGGTCGAGGTTTGGTTGTATCCCCCAAAGATTACTCAACCAAGTACAGATACTAA